A stretch of the Ktedonobacterales bacterium genome encodes the following:
- a CDS encoding adenylate/guanylate cyclase domain-containing protein encodes MPEERKLVTILFADVTGSTSLGESLDPEDFRALMGRYYEHAREIISRHSGTLEKFIGDAVMAVFGLPAAHEDDAERALAAALALREVIRQDALLGESFQLRMGVNTGEVMATTDASRSDFLVTGDAVNAAARLQQNANPGEIIASERTAQAARMAFVFEEPREIQVKGKQLPLRVFPLKEKRTVRLVERPPLVGRKQDLLQLEILREHALEDERPQFASIIAPAGTGKTRLLEEFLSRLDPEEGFQVAAARCQPYGETMAYLPLQSLLQELLGAEVSRERAVDSFTQGGYRADDSARLAGHVLATLGREGESGASADRELIFSAWRLLIEALARQAPRIIIIENLHWASDSLLDLVEHISSLRTQVSLLLIVLSRPELLDRRPNWGGGRQNFTSLALQPLSAKRSRELVKRLAPDLPEAVSAKIAESCGGNPFFAQELVRGLAERGLVGTAATTDALPDTVHAAVLARLDLLSKAEREVLQVASVAGRSFTPTLVKSVLPTLSADEIEAALNGLLARDMVATAAGGVFTFHHGLMLDVTYGTLSRAERIRLHKAIAASLLEEANDHLDECVELLAYHYHKAVELSRLSAVPQKLEVETERAIKFQVRAGELASRAGAFGEALAYFEHALQLAGDAEKITLYEQLGDSLAIPWKIKIHEAYQRALDLWRALPDRQPLAGARLIRKLLITKMRWHVADSLSKEEAEALWQEGIQLAELAGDEEELWRVRTAPLFMQDDFRELGVEEMRQSKQVQALKQVAVEAADHFEQRQDWNALSEILDGYSVLQFRSGENTEARNTIERRLQLANLSFSERADAISSFNAIALLSGDYDAGIQMMIKTLESLHPGEPLEAFAHALNGPIWSLYFTARWSEAPRFRQALDEIWRHTHDIEGDQRVLLGSYLALLVMALAREDQAEIKTIEEILRQIQPDWRDVPVLPFVAFYRDGDFSQFQVSSRGDDLAGALIMLFTEHEQNPPDEVLKQGDYFADDLTLRASAIASALRANENAALAQAIDEAEAHQLIVHAARMRIILAKHTGDLSQLERSRVVLEPLEDRLFLHKLREVEQMLLS; translated from the coding sequence ATGCCCGAAGAACGTAAACTGGTGACTATTCTATTCGCAGATGTCACTGGCTCAACCAGCCTGGGAGAATCCCTAGACCCCGAAGATTTTCGCGCCTTGATGGGCCGCTACTATGAGCACGCGCGGGAGATCATCAGCCGCCATAGCGGCACGCTGGAGAAATTCATCGGCGATGCGGTGATGGCGGTTTTTGGTCTTCCAGCGGCGCATGAAGACGATGCCGAGCGCGCCCTGGCAGCGGCTCTAGCCTTGCGCGAAGTCATCAGACAGGATGCGTTGCTGGGCGAGTCCTTCCAGTTGCGCATGGGCGTCAATACGGGCGAGGTCATGGCGACAACTGATGCCTCGCGCAGCGACTTTCTGGTCACTGGCGATGCGGTCAATGCAGCCGCGCGCTTGCAGCAGAACGCCAATCCTGGCGAAATCATCGCCAGCGAGCGCACCGCGCAGGCCGCGCGCATGGCTTTTGTGTTCGAGGAGCCGCGCGAGATCCAGGTGAAAGGCAAGCAGCTTCCTCTGCGCGTTTTTCCACTCAAGGAAAAGCGCACAGTGCGCCTGGTGGAGCGACCACCACTGGTTGGGCGCAAGCAAGACCTCTTGCAGTTGGAGATTCTCCGCGAACACGCGCTGGAGGACGAGCGCCCACAGTTTGCCTCGATTATCGCCCCCGCCGGGACAGGCAAGACGCGCCTGCTGGAAGAATTTTTGAGCCGACTCGATCCAGAGGAGGGCTTCCAGGTTGCCGCCGCACGCTGCCAGCCGTATGGCGAGACGATGGCTTATCTGCCGCTGCAAAGTCTCTTGCAAGAACTGTTGGGCGCAGAAGTGAGCAGAGAACGCGCAGTTGACAGCTTTACCCAGGGCGGCTACCGGGCTGACGACTCCGCTCGGCTGGCCGGGCATGTGCTGGCGACCCTGGGCCGTGAAGGTGAAAGCGGCGCAAGCGCCGACCGCGAACTGATCTTTAGCGCGTGGCGGCTGCTCATTGAAGCACTTGCCCGGCAGGCGCCACGCATCATTATCATCGAAAACCTACATTGGGCAAGCGATAGCCTGCTTGATCTGGTCGAACACATCTCCTCGCTGCGCACTCAAGTCTCGCTCCTCCTGATTGTCCTCAGTCGTCCTGAACTGCTGGACCGGCGACCCAACTGGGGTGGGGGCCGCCAGAACTTTACCTCGCTCGCCCTCCAGCCTCTTTCGGCCAAACGCAGCCGCGAACTGGTCAAGCGCCTGGCCCCCGATCTGCCCGAAGCAGTGAGCGCGAAAATTGCCGAAAGCTGCGGAGGCAACCCCTTCTTCGCCCAGGAATTAGTCCGTGGCCTCGCCGAACGTGGTCTGGTCGGCACAGCAGCGACCACCGACGCTCTGCCTGATACCGTACACGCAGCAGTGCTGGCCCGCCTGGACCTGCTCTCGAAAGCCGAGCGCGAAGTCTTGCAGGTCGCCTCGGTGGCTGGCCGCTCTTTCACGCCAACACTGGTCAAGAGCGTTTTGCCCACCTTGAGCGCCGATGAGATCGAAGCCGCGCTCAACGGCTTGCTGGCCCGCGATATGGTTGCCACCGCCGCTGGCGGGGTGTTCACTTTCCATCATGGGCTGATGCTTGATGTGACCTACGGCACGCTCTCTCGTGCCGAACGCATTCGCCTGCACAAAGCCATCGCTGCCTCTCTGCTGGAAGAAGCGAACGATCACCTCGACGAATGTGTGGAACTCCTGGCCTATCACTACCATAAAGCTGTGGAATTGTCGCGTCTCTCGGCAGTTCCACAGAAGCTTGAGGTCGAAACCGAGCGCGCCATTAAATTTCAAGTACGGGCCGGTGAACTGGCGAGTCGTGCGGGCGCCTTTGGCGAGGCGCTGGCGTATTTCGAGCATGCCCTTCAACTGGCCGGGGATGCGGAAAAGATAACGCTTTATGAGCAGTTGGGCGATAGCCTGGCTATCCCGTGGAAAATAAAAATCCACGAGGCGTATCAGCGCGCGCTTGATCTCTGGCGCGCCTTGCCGGACCGCCAGCCCCTGGCGGGAGCGCGCCTGATTCGCAAATTGTTGATTACGAAGATGCGCTGGCATGTTGCAGACTCACTCTCGAAAGAGGAGGCCGAAGCACTCTGGCAAGAGGGAATACAACTGGCTGAGCTGGCTGGGGACGAGGAGGAACTCTGGCGAGTACGCACAGCCCCACTGTTTATGCAGGATGATTTCAGGGAACTGGGGGTTGAGGAGATGCGCCAGAGCAAACAGGTACAGGCGCTTAAGCAAGTCGCAGTTGAGGCAGCCGACCATTTTGAGCAACGCCAGGATTGGAATGCTTTGAGCGAGATTCTGGATGGCTATTCCGTACTCCAGTTCCGTTCTGGTGAGAACACTGAGGCGCGGAATACTATTGAGCGCCGTTTACAACTGGCGAACCTCTCTTTTAGCGAACGCGCTGATGCCATCTCGTCGTTTAATGCGATTGCCCTCCTCAGTGGAGACTATGATGCAGGCATTCAGATGATGATAAAGACCCTGGAAAGCCTGCATCCAGGGGAACCCTTAGAAGCGTTTGCGCATGCGCTGAATGGGCCAATCTGGTCGCTGTATTTCACCGCGCGCTGGTCTGAGGCTCCTAGATTTCGCCAGGCATTAGATGAGATATGGAGGCATACTCACGACATCGAGGGGGACCAGAGGGTACTCCTGGGAAGCTATTTAGCTTTGCTCGTCATGGCGCTCGCTCGTGAGGATCAGGCAGAGATTAAGACTATCGAGGAAATCTTGCGTCAGATACAGCCAGATTGGCGTGATGTCCCTGTGTTACCCTTCGTAGCCTTTTATCGTGATGGAGATTTCAGTCAGTTTCAAGTGAGCAGCCGTGGCGACGACCTTGCCGGCGCGTTGATAATGCTTTTCACCGAGCATGAACAAAATCCGCCAGATGAGGTGCTGAAGCAGGGGGACTACTTCGCAGACGACCTGACACTGCGAGCCTCCGCTATAGCCAGCGCGCTGCGCGCCAACGAGAACGCAGCCCTGGCGCAAGCTATAGACGAAGCCGAGGCTCATCAACTGATCGTCCATGCCGCGCGCATGCGTATCATCCTGGCTAAACACACCGGCGATCTTAGCCAGTTGGAGCGTTCCCGCGTTGTGCTGGAACCCCTGGAGGATCGCCTTTTCCTGCACAAACTGCGCGAGGTCGAGCAAATGCTGCTTTCGTAG
- a CDS encoding Mov34/MPN/PAD-1 family protein gives MDVFLEEAAILTGSRRGRVWLTRRCHPAQGAPMSVEADWRWALRREERYGDVIGFYHTHPFTAGASPSERDVRTMRAWCGAFGKPMLCVIACGTQAQTTLFANDEDEGQVLTITECFAGGLIVAVEEIAEET, from the coding sequence ATGGATGTGTTTCTGGAAGAAGCAGCTATTCTGACGGGGAGTCGGCGCGGGCGCGTCTGGCTGACGCGCAGGTGCCACCCGGCCCAGGGCGCGCCCATGTCGGTTGAGGCCGACTGGCGCTGGGCGCTGCGGCGCGAAGAACGCTATGGCGACGTGATCGGTTTCTATCATACGCATCCGTTCACGGCGGGCGCGTCTCCCAGCGAGCGCGACGTGCGAACGATGCGCGCCTGGTGCGGGGCTTTTGGCAAGCCGATGCTCTGCGTAATTGCCTGTGGCACGCAGGCACAGACAACGCTGTTCGCCAATGACGAGGACGAGGGGCAAGTCTTGACCATTACGGAATGTTTTGCAGGCGGCCTGATCGTCGCGGTAGAGGAGATAGCAGAGGAGACCTGA
- a CDS encoding ThiF family adenylyltransferase, producing MADKFLHESLYRGQEALDRLAQAQITVCGAGALGSHLIDTLARQGARRLRIIDQDRVEEHNIGTQMYDEGDIGAFKAEVMRARCFRATGIEFEAVAKPLSERNIARLLREASLVIDSFDNSASRRLVTEHCRSQNLACLHLGMNADYGEVKWNETYRVPADVLEGNACEYPLARNLILIIVAIGSEAALRFLLDGQKESYSFTLRDLSVNRES from the coding sequence ATGGCGGATAAGTTCCTACACGAATCGCTTTACCGGGGCCAGGAGGCGCTTGATCGACTGGCGCAGGCGCAGATTACCGTTTGTGGCGCCGGGGCGCTTGGTTCACATCTGATCGATACCCTGGCGCGCCAGGGCGCGCGGCGTCTGAGGATCATTGACCAGGATCGTGTGGAAGAGCATAACATCGGCACACAGATGTACGATGAAGGGGATATTGGCGCTTTCAAGGCCGAGGTGATGCGGGCGCGCTGCTTTCGCGCCACCGGCATCGAGTTTGAGGCGGTGGCAAAGCCGTTGTCGGAGCGTAATATTGCCAGGCTTCTGCGCGAAGCCAGCCTGGTCATAGACAGCTTTGATAACTCCGCATCCCGGCGGCTAGTCACGGAGCATTGCCGCTCACAAAATCTGGCTTGCCTGCACCTGGGAATGAACGCTGATTATGGCGAAGTCAAGTGGAACGAAACCTATCGCGTACCCGCTGATGTCCTTGAAGGCAACGCCTGCGAATATCCCCTGGCGCGCAACCTCATCCTCATCATAGTTGCCATCGGCAGCGAGGCTGCGCTCCGCTTTCTGCTGGATGGGCAAAAAGAAAGCTATTCCTTTACCTTGCGCGATCTTTCAGTAAATCGAGAATCCTGA